One genomic window of Polyangium aurulentum includes the following:
- a CDS encoding HesB/IscA family protein — protein sequence MMSSSSETTQKAGTTETRKTLSVSQAAVDAIRANLAKRGTPEAAIRVGIRGGGCSGFSYVIEFDDKPPRSGDLVLEFAEEGKSTARVYCDKKSLLYLAGSVLDWEKTLMFQGFKFKNPQEASRCGCGHSFTVG from the coding sequence ATGATGAGCAGCAGCAGCGAGACGACGCAGAAGGCGGGGACGACCGAGACGCGCAAGACCTTGTCCGTCAGCCAGGCGGCGGTCGACGCGATCCGGGCGAACCTCGCCAAGCGGGGGACGCCCGAGGCCGCGATCCGCGTGGGCATCCGTGGCGGCGGCTGCTCGGGCTTCTCGTACGTGATCGAGTTCGACGACAAGCCGCCGCGCTCGGGCGATCTCGTGCTCGAGTTCGCCGAGGAGGGCAAGAGCACGGCGCGCGTGTACTGCGACAAGAAGAGCCTGCTCTACCTGGCCGGCTCGGTCCTCGACTGGGAGAAGACCTTGATGTTCCAGGGCTTCAAGTTCAAGAACCCGCAGGAGGCGAGCCGCTGCGGCTGCGGCCACTCGTTCACCGTGGGCTGA
- the iscU gene encoding Fe-S cluster assembly scaffold IscU: MAYSDKVIEHYENPRNVGTLDKNDEHVGTGLVGAPACGDVMRLQIKVSDEGVIEDAKFKTFGCGSAIASSSLATEWLKGKSIDEAEQIKNSMIAEELHLPPVKIHCSVLAEDAIKSAIADFRSKQAAKKALSAQPSSEAQGQQTSAQTTSAHAE, from the coding sequence ATGGCATACAGCGACAAGGTGATCGAGCACTACGAGAACCCCCGGAACGTGGGGACCCTCGACAAGAACGACGAGCACGTGGGCACGGGCCTCGTGGGCGCGCCGGCTTGCGGCGACGTGATGCGCCTGCAGATCAAGGTGAGCGACGAGGGCGTCATCGAGGACGCGAAGTTCAAGACGTTCGGCTGCGGCTCGGCGATCGCGTCGTCCTCTCTCGCCACCGAGTGGCTGAAGGGCAAGTCGATCGACGAGGCCGAGCAGATCAAGAACAGCATGATCGCGGAGGAGCTCCACCTGCCGCCGGTGAAGATCCACTGCTCGGTGCTCGCCGAGGACGCGATCAAGAGCGCGATCGCCGATTTCAGGTCGAAGCAGGCGGCGAAGAAGGCCCTTTCGGCCCAGCCCTCGAGCGAGGCGCAGGGGCAGCAGACGAGCGCTCAGACGACCTCCGCGCACGCGGAGTGA
- the metK gene encoding methionine adenosyltransferase, with protein MRRYQFTSESVTEGHPDKVCDQISDAILDGILTQDPSARVACETMVKTGMAVVAGEITTSAWVDMPVVVRNTIKEIGYTDAAMGFDYETCAVLTAIEKQSPDISRGVTEGEGLFKEQGAGDQGLMFGYATDETPELMPAPISFAHRMARKLAEVRKSKKVDWLRPDGKTQVTIEYENDVPVHVGALVISTQHGPDVKHKTIVEAMRSLVIDKVIPSKLVDKNTKIYINPTGRFVIGGPYGDAGLTGRKIIVDTYGGMGRHGGGAFSGKDPTKVDRSACYYARYVAKNVVAAKLASRCEVQIAYAIGVAQPVGVFVNTFGTGRVGDEVLEKYILESFDMRPKAIIEQLDLLKPIYRRTAAYGHFGRDEFTWEKTDRAAKMADDLLRPSVSAASATVNGSGSHDKKKKKKQAAGATDLA; from the coding sequence ATGCGCCGTTATCAGTTCACGTCCGAGTCCGTCACGGAAGGCCATCCCGACAAGGTTTGCGACCAGATTTCCGATGCGATCCTCGATGGGATCCTCACGCAGGATCCGTCGGCGCGCGTCGCCTGCGAGACCATGGTGAAGACCGGCATGGCCGTGGTCGCCGGTGAGATCACGACCTCGGCTTGGGTCGACATGCCCGTCGTCGTCCGGAACACGATCAAGGAGATCGGGTACACGGACGCGGCCATGGGCTTCGACTACGAGACGTGCGCGGTGCTCACGGCGATCGAGAAGCAGTCGCCCGACATCTCGCGCGGCGTGACCGAGGGCGAGGGCCTGTTCAAGGAGCAGGGCGCGGGCGATCAGGGCCTGATGTTCGGCTACGCGACCGACGAGACGCCCGAGCTGATGCCGGCGCCGATCTCGTTCGCGCACCGCATGGCCCGCAAGCTCGCCGAGGTCCGCAAGAGCAAGAAGGTCGACTGGCTGCGCCCCGACGGCAAGACGCAGGTCACCATCGAGTACGAGAACGACGTGCCCGTGCACGTGGGCGCGCTCGTCATCTCCACGCAGCACGGCCCCGACGTCAAGCACAAGACCATCGTCGAGGCGATGCGCTCGCTCGTGATCGACAAGGTCATCCCGTCGAAGCTCGTCGACAAGAACACGAAGATCTACATCAACCCCACGGGCCGCTTCGTCATCGGCGGTCCCTACGGCGACGCGGGCCTCACGGGCCGCAAGATCATCGTCGACACCTACGGCGGCATGGGCCGGCACGGCGGCGGCGCCTTCAGCGGCAAGGACCCCACGAAGGTCGACCGCTCGGCTTGCTACTACGCCCGTTACGTCGCGAAGAACGTCGTGGCTGCCAAGCTCGCGTCGCGCTGCGAGGTGCAGATCGCCTACGCCATCGGCGTGGCGCAGCCCGTCGGCGTCTTCGTGAACACCTTCGGCACGGGCCGCGTCGGCGACGAGGTGCTCGAGAAGTACATCCTCGAGAGCTTCGACATGCGCCCGAAGGCGATCATCGAGCAGCTCGATCTGCTCAAGCCCATCTACCGCAGGACCGCGGCGTACGGGCACTTCGGTCGTGACGAGTTCACGTGGGAGAAGACCGATCGCGCCGCCAAGATGGCCGACGATCTGCTCCGGCCCAGCGTCTCGGCCGCGTCCGCGACGGTCAACGGCTCGGGCTCGCACGACAAGAAGAAGAAGAAGAAGCAAGCAGCGGGCGCCACCGACCTCGCCTGA
- a CDS encoding PDZ domain-containing protein yields MASRALRALLLLLLVFQALACSGEPRVGSIGAVLARDNESGALYVRDLSSGLEAERSELLPGDEILMVEGRYVRELETKELRALLRGDVGASVRLTIVRGGEVRRIKVARVALREGGEVKPRVETLAE; encoded by the coding sequence ATGGCGTCGCGCGCCCTGCGAGCGCTCCTCCTGCTGCTCCTCGTCTTCCAGGCGCTCGCGTGCTCTGGAGAGCCGCGCGTCGGCTCGATCGGCGCGGTCCTCGCGCGCGACAACGAGTCGGGGGCGCTCTACGTGCGCGACCTGTCGTCCGGTCTCGAGGCCGAGCGGTCGGAGCTTCTGCCTGGCGACGAGATCCTCATGGTCGAGGGCCGCTACGTGCGCGAGCTCGAGACGAAGGAGCTGCGCGCCCTGCTGCGAGGCGACGTCGGCGCCTCGGTGCGCTTGACGATCGTGCGCGGCGGCGAGGTGCGGCGCATCAAGGTCGCGCGCGTCGCGCTGCGCGAAGGCGGAGAGGTGAAGCCGCGGGTGGAGACGCTCGCCGAGTGA
- a CDS encoding choice-of-anchor L domain-containing protein, with product MKRTYLVLFGLAGAAMALSAGCKITTDPRTFGGGEGGAGGEWTSGAGKPDQGGSGASDGIGGGFDPSTGSGGSTGSGSSSCMNDKSVDDDGDGSSEAQGDCNDCDKNVGPGAVEVINADPMAQASDEDCDGNVDNVLNTTCDDNIALTDPDPKNGARAIDLCQFVDPADKKWGVLEARYVRASGVEAAYKSAIGILSDFGPNVNVQKGTRMLALSSGYSRLAAQPGACGQSSCNTYGAGSPPGGFPQDVPNCPGSKNINDDIGLEVKIRAPKNATGYKFNFKFYSFEYPEYVCTSFNDQFIALVNPAPMGSINGNISFDSKKNPVSVNVAFFDVCDGCPLGASEMDGTGFNVWNDAGGTAWLATQAPINGGEEFSVRFAIWDTGDSALDSTAVIDGFEWIANGGTVSVGTDTVPTPK from the coding sequence ATGAAGCGTACCTACCTGGTTCTGTTCGGTCTCGCTGGTGCGGCCATGGCGCTGTCGGCGGGCTGCAAGATCACCACGGATCCACGAACGTTCGGCGGTGGTGAGGGCGGGGCCGGGGGGGAATGGACCTCCGGCGCTGGCAAGCCTGATCAGGGCGGCAGCGGCGCCAGTGACGGCATCGGCGGCGGCTTCGATCCCTCCACCGGCTCTGGCGGCTCCACCGGCTCTGGCAGCAGCAGCTGCATGAACGACAAGAGCGTCGACGACGACGGGGACGGGTCCTCCGAGGCGCAGGGCGACTGCAACGACTGCGACAAGAACGTCGGCCCCGGGGCCGTCGAGGTCATCAATGCGGATCCGATGGCGCAGGCCTCGGACGAGGACTGCGACGGCAACGTCGACAACGTCTTGAACACGACCTGCGACGACAACATCGCGCTCACGGATCCGGACCCGAAGAACGGCGCGCGCGCGATCGACCTCTGCCAGTTCGTCGATCCCGCCGACAAGAAGTGGGGCGTGCTCGAGGCGCGGTACGTGCGCGCGAGCGGCGTCGAGGCGGCCTACAAGTCGGCGATCGGCATCCTCAGCGACTTCGGGCCGAACGTGAACGTGCAGAAGGGCACGCGCATGCTCGCGCTCTCCTCGGGCTACTCGCGTCTCGCGGCGCAGCCCGGCGCCTGCGGCCAGTCGAGCTGCAACACGTACGGCGCTGGCAGCCCTCCCGGCGGCTTCCCGCAGGACGTGCCCAACTGCCCGGGCTCGAAGAACATCAACGACGACATCGGCCTCGAGGTGAAGATCCGCGCGCCGAAGAACGCCACGGGCTACAAGTTCAACTTCAAGTTCTACTCGTTCGAGTACCCCGAGTACGTCTGCACGTCGTTCAACGATCAGTTCATCGCGCTCGTGAACCCGGCGCCGATGGGCTCGATCAACGGCAACATCTCGTTCGACTCGAAGAAGAACCCGGTGAGCGTGAACGTCGCGTTCTTCGATGTCTGCGACGGCTGCCCGCTCGGCGCGAGCGAGATGGATGGCACGGGCTTCAACGTGTGGAACGACGCCGGCGGTACGGCGTGGCTCGCGACGCAGGCCCCGATCAACGGCGGCGAAGAGTTCAGCGTCCGCTTCGCCATCTGGGACACGGGCGACTCGGCCCTCGACTCGACCGCGGTCATCGACGGCTTCGAGTGGATCGCCAACGGCGGCACGGTCTCGGTCGGCACCGACACGGTCCCCACGCCGAAGTGA
- a CDS encoding choice-of-anchor L domain-containing protein, translating into MKRLRSSAWIGLVGLFVGAAVAAGACAAGHNPPPAGTGNAGGGGTGGAGGAGTGGTGEGGVNLTSSSSGTGGGDVCDPGSVDKDNDADGFTEAQGDCNDCNKFVNPSAVEVIAEPDEDGGVPVPSDEDCSGKADDLTPACDEGLVLDSADAMDAAKAIGLCKFVKKATWTMADGTPPPVDPTKLANFHLGHGILPKFGLNNKPQEGARMLMLSSGTAREKGDPQSVERTFEKGYSSNAPFGFPKPSPACPNELPGKPFDATGVQFEIQVPANALSLSFDFQFFSYEWPDNICKAYNDFFNAIVEPFPMGQSDGNIAFDVMGNAISVNSGFFDACGCPGNPPGACKVPPGLPTVATFACSLGKTALVGTPFEKDEGNFNWTNGSTGWLRTTTPVTPGTNFRIRFVTYDSTDGKVDSTTLIDNWRWSGKPGSTETEVIVPK; encoded by the coding sequence ATGAAGCGGCTGAGATCATCTGCATGGATCGGGCTCGTTGGGTTGTTCGTCGGCGCAGCCGTGGCAGCCGGGGCTTGCGCAGCGGGCCACAACCCTCCGCCCGCCGGGACCGGCAACGCCGGCGGCGGCGGCACTGGCGGCGCGGGTGGTGCGGGCACGGGCGGCACGGGCGAGGGCGGCGTCAACCTCACGAGTTCGAGCAGCGGCACCGGCGGCGGCGATGTCTGCGACCCCGGCTCGGTCGACAAGGACAACGACGCCGACGGCTTCACCGAGGCCCAGGGCGACTGCAACGACTGCAACAAGTTCGTCAATCCCTCGGCCGTCGAGGTCATCGCCGAGCCCGACGAGGATGGCGGCGTCCCCGTGCCCTCCGACGAGGACTGCAGCGGCAAGGCCGACGATCTGACGCCTGCGTGCGACGAGGGCCTGGTCCTGGACAGCGCCGACGCGATGGATGCGGCGAAGGCGATCGGCCTTTGCAAGTTCGTCAAAAAGGCGACGTGGACGATGGCGGACGGCACGCCGCCGCCGGTCGACCCGACGAAGCTCGCGAACTTCCACCTCGGGCACGGCATCCTCCCGAAGTTCGGCCTGAACAATAAGCCGCAGGAGGGCGCGCGCATGCTCATGCTCTCGTCGGGCACGGCGCGCGAGAAGGGTGATCCGCAGTCGGTCGAGCGAACCTTCGAGAAGGGCTACTCGAGCAACGCGCCGTTCGGCTTTCCCAAGCCGAGCCCGGCGTGCCCGAACGAGCTTCCCGGCAAGCCGTTCGATGCGACGGGCGTGCAGTTCGAGATCCAGGTGCCTGCGAACGCGCTGTCGCTCTCGTTCGACTTCCAGTTCTTCTCGTACGAGTGGCCGGACAACATTTGCAAGGCCTACAACGACTTCTTCAATGCGATCGTCGAGCCGTTCCCGATGGGGCAGAGCGACGGCAACATCGCGTTCGACGTGATGGGCAACGCGATCAGCGTGAACAGCGGCTTCTTCGACGCGTGCGGTTGCCCTGGCAATCCCCCGGGTGCGTGCAAGGTGCCGCCTGGCCTGCCGACGGTGGCGACGTTCGCCTGCAGTCTCGGCAAGACGGCGCTCGTCGGCACCCCGTTCGAGAAGGACGAGGGGAACTTCAACTGGACAAACGGGTCCACCGGGTGGCTGCGCACGACGACGCCCGTCACTCCCGGGACGAACTTCCGGATTCGGTTCGTGACGTACGATTCCACGGACGGGAAAGTCGATTCGACGACGCTGATCGACAACTGGCGCTGGTCGGGCAAGCCTGGGAGCACCGAAACCGAAGTTATCGTCCCCAAATGA
- a CDS encoding YbjN domain-containing protein, giving the protein MNLDEIRGVLEAQGWPVERLSESTLRSRFRSKDRIFPLFVHVEHLFVTFAVIPYARLPEDQVAADAMMTRLLQMNREINLAKYSVDDDGDVILSVEYRIEHLDPSEIRDAVDVLSFYADKHHEGVTRMASA; this is encoded by the coding sequence ATGAACCTGGACGAGATACGCGGCGTCCTCGAAGCCCAGGGCTGGCCGGTCGAGAGGCTGTCCGAGTCCACGCTCCGAAGCCGCTTCCGCAGCAAGGACCGGATCTTTCCGCTCTTCGTCCACGTCGAGCACCTCTTCGTGACGTTCGCGGTCATCCCCTACGCGCGCCTCCCCGAGGACCAGGTCGCCGCCGACGCGATGATGACGCGCCTTCTGCAGATGAACCGCGAGATCAACCTCGCCAAGTACTCGGTCGACGACGACGGCGACGTGATCCTCAGCGTCGAGTACCGCATCGAGCACCTCGACCCGAGCGAGATCCGCGACGCGGTCGACGTGCTCTCGTTCTACGCCGACAAACACCACGAAGGCGTCACCCGCATGGCCAGCGCCTAG
- a CDS encoding 2Fe-2S iron-sulfur cluster-binding protein, whose amino-acid sequence MIRVHVLESSLGPACSAQAQPGEALVDVCDVARAPIAFSCRSASCGTCRVEVLEGAELLTAPSRPEQEILDIFEARPNERLACQAKLGAGEGVVLLRWAGED is encoded by the coding sequence GTGATCCGCGTGCATGTCCTGGAGAGCTCGCTGGGACCCGCGTGCAGCGCTCAGGCTCAGCCGGGCGAGGCGCTGGTCGACGTGTGCGACGTGGCACGCGCGCCCATCGCCTTCTCGTGCCGGTCGGCGAGCTGCGGGACGTGTCGCGTGGAGGTGCTCGAGGGAGCCGAGCTTCTGACCGCGCCCTCCCGCCCCGAGCAGGAGATCCTCGACATCTTCGAGGCGCGCCCGAACGAGCGGCTCGCCTGTCAGGCGAAGCTCGGCGCGGGGGAGGGGGTCGTGTTGTTGCGGTGGGCGGGCGAGGATTGA
- a CDS encoding phosphatase PAP2 family protein, producing MSTSTHNGLWGPSDARASGESTESAPVPPSTLAPPLRTLLRTFALQDIMMLTYLVVVRLLLTRAASSAQQIGASRVTEVCIGVVLLAVVVGRLLPGVPAIVRKAVYGTGLVGVLLTNYLVLRDLLPVIRPDSVDAALLEIDIALFGAEPSLVLEALNVRPVVEWFSFFYFSYFFIGGTYMLFAVWLTRPSKHTTAFAIGTLMVFCIGQLGYMAVPGYGPHQFLASQFHGPVNGGFFWKCVWDTVQAGSAMKDIFPSLHTAVPTWFTLYAWNCSKDDPRWKWPARITGFFAANIIFSTVFLRWHYAIDVVAGLTLAITAGVVAPRLARLEQAWRERHGFRGAWIFS from the coding sequence GTGAGCACTTCTACGCATAACGGTCTGTGGGGCCCGTCCGATGCCCGTGCGTCCGGGGAGAGCACCGAGAGCGCGCCTGTCCCGCCGTCGACACTTGCGCCGCCGCTGCGGACCCTGCTCCGCACCTTCGCCCTGCAAGACATCATGATGCTCACGTACCTCGTGGTCGTGCGCCTGCTCCTGACGCGCGCGGCATCGAGCGCCCAGCAGATCGGGGCCTCGCGGGTGACCGAGGTGTGCATCGGGGTCGTGCTCCTCGCCGTGGTCGTCGGTCGCCTCCTCCCGGGGGTGCCGGCGATCGTGCGCAAGGCCGTCTACGGCACCGGGCTCGTCGGGGTGCTTCTGACGAACTACCTCGTGCTGCGCGACCTGTTGCCGGTGATCCGGCCCGATTCGGTGGACGCGGCGCTGCTCGAGATCGACATCGCCCTCTTCGGCGCCGAACCCTCGCTCGTGCTCGAGGCGCTCAACGTGCGCCCCGTCGTCGAGTGGTTCTCGTTCTTCTACTTCAGCTACTTCTTCATCGGCGGGACCTACATGCTCTTCGCCGTGTGGCTCACGCGGCCCAGCAAGCACACGACCGCCTTCGCGATCGGCACGCTCATGGTCTTCTGCATCGGCCAGCTCGGGTACATGGCCGTGCCGGGCTACGGGCCGCACCAGTTCCTCGCCTCGCAGTTCCACGGCCCGGTCAACGGCGGCTTCTTCTGGAAGTGCGTGTGGGACACCGTGCAGGCGGGCAGCGCGATGAAGGACATCTTCCCGTCGCTCCACACCGCCGTGCCCACGTGGTTCACGCTCTACGCCTGGAACTGCTCGAAGGACGACCCGCGCTGGAAGTGGCCCGCTCGCATCACCGGGTTCTTCGCGGCGAACATCATCTTCTCCACTGTCTTTTTGCGCTGGCACTACGCGATCGACGTCGTCGCAGGGCTCACGCTGGCGATCACGGCCGGCGTGGTCGCCCCGCGGCTCGCCCGGCTCGAACAGGCGTGGCGCGAGCGGCACGGCTTCCGCGGCGCCTGGATCTTTAGCTGA
- a CDS encoding IscS subfamily cysteine desulfurase: MQTPIYMDYHATTPLDPRVLEAMLPYFTEKFGNAASRSHSFGWTAEEAVTHAREKIAKLIGAQNPKEIVFTSGATESDNLAVKGVAELYKEKGNHIITTVIEHKAVLDTCKRLEKQGYEVTYLPVGTDGLVSPDDVAKAIRKETVLVSVMLANNEVGTIQPIAEIGKITRAKGVLFHSDAVQGIGKTPFDVDAMNVDLASITAHKMYGPKGIGALYVRRSKPRVRLAAQLDGGGHEFGMRSGTLNVPGIVGFGKAAEIMLNEGKAESERILALREKLRKRLMTELDEVKVNGSLEHRLPGNLNVSFAFVEGEAMIMAIKDVAVSSGSACTSASLEPSYVLHAMGVGDDLAHSSIRFGLGRFTTEEEVDFVADLVIAKVNKLRDMSPLYEMHKEGIDLASVQWAAH, encoded by the coding sequence ATCCAGACTCCGATTTACATGGACTATCACGCGACGACGCCGCTCGACCCGCGCGTGCTCGAAGCGATGCTCCCCTATTTCACGGAGAAGTTCGGCAACGCGGCGAGCCGCAGCCACAGCTTCGGCTGGACGGCGGAAGAGGCGGTGACGCACGCCCGCGAGAAGATCGCGAAGCTCATCGGCGCCCAGAACCCGAAGGAGATCGTCTTCACCTCGGGCGCGACCGAGAGCGACAACCTCGCCGTCAAGGGCGTGGCCGAGCTGTACAAGGAGAAGGGCAACCACATCATCACCACGGTGATCGAGCACAAGGCCGTGCTCGACACGTGCAAGCGCCTCGAGAAGCAGGGCTACGAGGTCACCTACCTGCCCGTGGGCACCGACGGTCTCGTCAGCCCCGACGACGTGGCGAAGGCGATCAGGAAGGAGACCGTGCTCGTCTCGGTGATGCTCGCCAACAACGAGGTGGGGACGATCCAGCCCATCGCCGAGATCGGCAAGATCACCCGCGCGAAGGGCGTGCTCTTCCACAGCGACGCGGTGCAGGGCATCGGCAAGACGCCGTTCGACGTGGATGCGATGAACGTCGATCTCGCCTCGATCACGGCGCACAAGATGTACGGCCCGAAGGGCATCGGCGCGCTGTACGTGCGGCGCTCGAAGCCTCGCGTTCGCCTCGCGGCGCAGCTCGACGGCGGCGGTCACGAGTTCGGCATGCGCTCGGGCACGCTCAACGTGCCGGGCATCGTGGGCTTCGGCAAGGCGGCCGAGATCATGCTCAACGAAGGCAAGGCCGAGTCCGAGCGCATCCTCGCGTTGCGCGAGAAGCTCCGCAAGCGGCTCATGACCGAGCTCGACGAGGTGAAGGTGAACGGCTCGCTCGAGCACCGGCTGCCTGGCAACCTCAATGTCTCGTTCGCGTTCGTCGAGGGCGAGGCGATGATCATGGCGATCAAGGACGTGGCGGTGTCGAGCGGCTCGGCGTGCACGAGCGCGAGCCTCGAGCCCTCGTACGTGCTGCACGCGATGGGCGTCGGCGACGACCTCGCCCACTCGTCGATCCGCTTCGGTCTCGGCCGGTTCACGACCGAGGAAGAGGTCGACTTCGTGGCCGATCTCGTGATCGCCAAGGTGAACAAGCTCCGGGACATGTCCCCGCTCTACGAGATGCACAAGGAGGGGATCGACCTCGCCTCCGTGCAGTGGGCCGCGCACTGA
- the hscB gene encoding Fe-S protein assembly co-chaperone HscB translates to MMDPFATLGVEPRFDLDLGEVARRHRELSRALHPDRYTGAPAAERRLALSRAIEVNDAFRLVKDPIRRAEALLVRAGVPVGETSEPKPSPALLMDMMERREELGDARRAKDLAAVHKLGEAMRAREEEVLRALGQALAGEPRAALPYLGELRYIRRFLDEVSAIEEELAPG, encoded by the coding sequence ATGATGGATCCCTTCGCAACGCTCGGCGTGGAGCCTCGGTTCGACCTCGATCTCGGCGAGGTCGCGCGGCGGCATCGCGAGCTCAGTCGGGCGTTGCACCCCGACCGCTACACGGGCGCTCCGGCGGCGGAGCGGCGGCTCGCGCTGTCGCGCGCGATCGAGGTGAACGACGCGTTCCGGCTCGTGAAAGACCCGATTCGGCGCGCCGAGGCGCTGCTCGTGCGCGCGGGCGTGCCCGTGGGCGAGACCAGCGAGCCGAAGCCCTCGCCCGCGCTCCTGATGGACATGATGGAGCGGCGCGAGGAGCTCGGCGATGCGCGGCGTGCGAAGGATCTCGCGGCCGTGCACAAGCTCGGGGAGGCGATGCGGGCGCGCGAGGAAGAGGTGCTCCGTGCCCTCGGACAAGCTCTCGCAGGCGAGCCGCGCGCGGCGCTCCCCTATCTGGGCGAGCTCCGCTATATCCGGCGCTTCCTCGACGAGGTGAGCGCCATCGAGGAAGAGCTCGCTCCCGGCTGA
- a CDS encoding choice-of-anchor L domain-containing protein — protein MKRTYLVLFGLAGAAMALAAGCKITTDPRTFDSGEGGAGGEWTSGAGAGKPDQGGSGASDGIGGGFDPSTGSGGSTGSGGTTCDNDDSVDDDGDGSSEAQGDCNDCDKNVGPGAIEVINADPMAQASDEDCDGNVDNVLSTTCDDNISLDDPDPKNGARAIDLCQFTDAADKKWGVLDARYVRSNGAATAYKSAIGIFSDFGPNVNVQKGTRMLGLSSGYSRLPAHAGACGDYSCSTFGSGTAPPGFPQNVPGCSPSDDIYDDVGLEVKIRSPKNATGYKFNFKFYTFEYPEWVCDSYNDQFIALVSPPPLGSINGNISFDSKKNPVSVNIAFFDVCDGCALGSGEMQGTGFNEWDDAGGTSWLATQAPVNGGDEVTIRFAIWDTGDSSWDSTAIIDGFDWIANGGTVSVGTDPVPTPK, from the coding sequence ATGAAGCGTACCTACCTGGTTCTGTTCGGTCTCGCTGGTGCGGCCATGGCGCTGGCGGCGGGCTGCAAGATCACCACCGATCCACGAACGTTCGACAGTGGTGAGGGCGGGGCCGGGGGGGAATGGACCTCCGGCGCTGGCGCTGGCAAGCCTGATCAGGGCGGCAGCGGCGCCAGTGATGGCATCGGCGGCGGCTTCGATCCCTCGACCGGCTCTGGGGGCTCCACCGGCTCTGGCGGCACCACCTGCGACAACGACGATAGCGTCGACGACGACGGGGACGGGTCCTCCGAGGCGCAGGGCGACTGCAACGACTGCGACAAGAACGTCGGCCCCGGGGCCATCGAGGTCATCAATGCGGATCCGATGGCGCAGGCCTCGGACGAGGACTGCGACGGCAACGTCGACAACGTCTTGAGCACGACCTGCGACGACAACATCTCGCTCGACGATCCGGACCCGAAGAACGGCGCGCGCGCGATCGACCTCTGCCAGTTCACCGATGCCGCGGACAAGAAGTGGGGCGTGCTCGACGCGAGGTACGTGCGCTCGAATGGCGCCGCGACGGCTTACAAGTCGGCGATCGGCATCTTCAGCGACTTCGGGCCGAACGTGAACGTGCAGAAGGGCACGCGCATGCTCGGGCTCTCCTCGGGCTACTCGCGTCTGCCCGCGCATGCCGGCGCCTGCGGTGATTACTCCTGCAGCACGTTCGGCTCCGGCACCGCGCCCCCCGGCTTCCCGCAGAACGTGCCCGGCTGCTCTCCCAGTGACGACATCTACGACGACGTCGGCCTCGAGGTGAAGATCCGATCGCCGAAGAACGCCACGGGCTACAAGTTCAACTTCAAGTTCTACACGTTCGAGTACCCCGAGTGGGTCTGCGATTCGTACAACGATCAGTTCATCGCCCTCGTGAGCCCGCCGCCGCTGGGCTCGATCAACGGCAACATCTCGTTCGACTCGAAGAAGAACCCGGTGAGCGTGAACATCGCGTTCTTCGACGTCTGCGATGGCTGCGCGCTCGGCTCTGGCGAGATGCAGGGCACGGGCTTCAACGAGTGGGACGACGCCGGCGGCACGAGCTGGCTCGCCACGCAGGCCCCGGTCAACGGCGGCGACGAGGTCACCATCCGCTTCGCCATCTGGGACACGGGCGACTCGTCGTGGGACTCGACCGCGATCATCGACGGCTTCGATTGGATCGCCAACGGCGGCACGGTCTCGGTCGGCACCGACCCGGTCCCCACGCCGAAGTGA
- a CDS encoding MerR family transcriptional regulator: MGSERLLQVGDLAKASGKTVRAIHHYEEVGLLRPHARSKGRYRLYDQAALTRLRWIGKLHDLGLSLAQIQEIVLAWESASSAPEGMARIRAIYQQKLEETRAQIEHLASLERELVASIDYLDTCDTCDPAELVAACTDCHVHDRAQEEPELVAGIHGGNGLSRGGGVR, translated from the coding sequence ATGGGGAGCGAGCGGCTTTTGCAGGTGGGAGACCTCGCGAAGGCGAGCGGCAAGACGGTGCGGGCGATCCACCACTACGAGGAGGTGGGTCTTCTGCGCCCGCACGCGCGTTCGAAGGGGCGCTACCGCCTGTACGACCAGGCGGCGCTCACGCGGCTGCGGTGGATCGGCAAGCTGCACGATCTGGGTTTGTCCCTCGCGCAGATTCAGGAGATCGTGCTGGCGTGGGAGAGCGCGTCCTCGGCGCCCGAGGGCATGGCGCGCATCCGCGCGATATATCAGCAGAAGCTCGAGGAGACGCGCGCGCAGATCGAGCACCTCGCGTCGCTCGAGCGCGAGCTGGTGGCGAGCATCGATTACCTCGACACCTGCGACACGTGCGATCCGGCCGAGCTGGTGGCCGCTTGCACCGACTGCCACGTACACGACCGCGCTCAGGAGGAGCCGGAGCTCGTGGCGGGCATCCACGGCGGTAACGGTTTGTCCCGCGGCGGCGGCGTCCGCTGA